In Saccopteryx leptura isolate mSacLep1 chromosome 12, mSacLep1_pri_phased_curated, whole genome shotgun sequence, a genomic segment contains:
- the PGAM2 gene encoding phosphoglycerate mutase 2 yields MSTHRLVMVRHGESTWNQENRFCGWFDAELSEKGAEEARRGAQAVKDAKMEFDICYTSVLKRAIRTLWTILDGTDQMWLPVVRTWRLNERHYGGLTGLNKAETAAKHGEEQVKIWRRSFDIPPPPMDEKHPYYSTISKERRYAGLKPGELPTCESLKDTIARALPFWNEEIVPQIKAGKRVLIAAHGNSLRGIVKHLEGMSDQAIMELNLPTGIPIVYELDKALKPTKPMRFLGDEETVRKAMEAVAAQGKAK; encoded by the exons ATGTCCACCCACCGCCTGGTGATGGTCCGGCACGGCGAGAGCACCTGGAACCAGGAGAACCGCTTCTGCGGCTGGTTCGACGCGGAGCTGAGTGAGAAGGGGGCTGAGGAGGCCAGGAGGGGGGCCCAGGCTGTCAAGGATGCCAAGATGGAGTTTGACATCTGCTACACATCGGTGCTGAAGCGGGCTATCCGCACCCTCTGGACCATCCTAGACGGTACAGACCAGATGTGGCTGCCTGTGGTGCGCACCTGGCGTCTCAATGAGCGGCACTACGGGGGCCTGACCGGCCTTAACAAGGCGGAGACAGCCGCCAAGCATGGGGAGGAGCAGGTGAAAATCTGGAGGCGCTCCTTTGACATCCCACCACCCCCCATGGATGAGAAGCACCCCTACTACAGCACCATCAGCAAG GAGCGTCGGTATGCAGGCCTGAAGCCTGGGGAACTACCCACTTGTGAGAGCCTCAAGGACACCATTGCCCGGGCCCTGCCCTTCTGGAATGAGGAGATCGTCCCCCAGATCAAGGCCGGCAAGAGAGTACTTATTGCAGCCCACGGGAATAGCCTGCGGGGCATCGTCAAGCACCTGGAAG GGATGTCTGACCAGGCCATCATGGAGCTGAACCTGCCCACAGGGATCCCCATCGTGTACGAGCTGGACAAGGCCCTGAAGCCCACCAAGCCCATGCGGTTCCTGGGCGATGAAGAGACCGTGCGCAAGGCCATGGAGGCTGTGGCCGCACAGGGCAAGGCCAAGTGA
- the POLM gene encoding DNA-directed DNA/RNA polymerase mu isoform X2, protein MLPRRRRPRGGGGAPPGILSPAVRFPGVAIYLAERRMGRSRRDFLSRLALSKGFRVLDAYSSAVTHVVMEQTSAEEAICWQESRAAPPPGCTRPALLDISWFTESMAAGQPVPVQGRHRLEVAVPRKGLPSPVWMAPYACQRPTPLTHHNTSLSEALEVLAEAAGFEGSEGRLISFCRAASVLKALPFPVTAPSQLQGLPHFGEHSCRVIQELLEHGLCEEVERVRLSERYQSMKLFTQIFGVGVRTADRWYREGLRTLDDIREQVQRLTQQQKAGMGPRVCSSSVVSWAAEGAFPHGRVLGEQPVPGWLGGQTCPFRGKMQGHDVDFLITHPQDGQEAGLLPRVMCYLEQQGFVLYHQYRHRGDPTHLTWPSNTMDTYERSFCIFRLPRPPGAAIGELQRPCPTWKAVRVDLVVTPISQFPFALLGWTGSKHFERELRRFSRKEKGLWLNSHGLFDPEQKTVFPVAAEEDIFRHLGLAYLPPEQRNA, encoded by the exons ATGCTCCCGCGACGGCGGCGgccgcggggcgggggcggggcccccCCTGGCATCCTGTCCCCCGCCGTGCGCTTCCCCGGCGTCGCCATCTACCTGGCGGAGCGGCGCATGGGCCGCAGCCGCCGGGACTTCCTCTCGCGCCTGGCGCTGTCCAAGGGCTTCCGCGTGCTGGACGCCTACAG CTCTGCGGTGACACATGTGGTGATGGAGCAGACCTCAGCTGAGGAGGCCATCTGCTGGCAGGAGAGcagggcagcccctcccccaggttGCACCCGCCCAGCACTGCTGGACATCAGCTGGTTCACAGAGAGCATGGCAGCTGGGCAACCAGTCCCTGTGCAGGGCCGGCACCGTCTGGAG GTGGCTGTGCCCAGGAAAGGGCTGCCAAGCCCAGTATGGATGGCACCCTATGCCTGCCAGCGTCCCACGCCCCTCACACACCACAACACCAGCCTCTCG GAGGCTCTGGAGGTGCTGGCGGAGGCGGCAGGCTTTGAAGGCAGTGAGGGCCGTCTCATCTCCTTCTGCAGAGCAGCCTCCGTGCTCAAGGCGCTGCCCTTCCCGGTCACAGCCCCGAGCCAGCTGCAGGGCCTGCCCCACTTTGGAGAACATTCCTGCAGGGTCATCCAG GAGCTGCTGGAACATGGCTTGTgtgaggaggtggagagagtCCGGCTCTCAGAGAGGTACCAGAGCATGAAG CTCTTCACCCAGATCTTCGGGGTTGGAGTAAGGACTGCTGACCGGTGGTACCGGGAAGGGCTACGGACGCTGGACGATATCCGGGAGCAGGTGCAGAGACTGACCCAACAGCAGAAAGCAG GTATGGGGCCCCGCGTGTGCTCCAGCTCAGTTGTAAGCTGGGCTGCTGAGGGGGCCTTCCCACATGGAAGGGTGTTGGGAGAACAGCCTGTTCCCGGCTGGCTTGGAGGTCAGACTTGCCCCTTCAGGGGGAAGATGCAGGGCCACGATGTGGACTTCCTCATCACCCACCCCCAGGATGGCCAGGAGGCCGGGCTACTGCCCAGAGTGATGTGCTACCTCGAGCAGCAG GGCTTTGTCCTGTACCACCAGTACCGCCACCGCGGAGACCCCACCCACCTGACCTGGCCGAGCAACACCATGGACACTTATGAGCGGAGTTTCTGCATTTTCCGCCTGCCCAGACCCCCAGGGGCTGCTATTGGGGAGCTCCAGAGGCCCTGCCCCACCTGGAAGGCTGTGCGTGTGGACCTGGTGGTCACCCCCATCAGCCAGTTCCCCTTTGCTCTGCTTGGCTGGACTGGCTCCAAG CATTTTGAGCGCGAGCTTCGCCGATTCAGCCGGAAGGAGAAGGGTTTGTGGCTGAATAGCCATGGGCTGTTTGACCCAGAGCAG AAGACGGTTTTCCCTGTGGCTGCAGAGGAAGACATCTTCAGACACCTGGGCCTTGCATACCTTCCCCCAGAGCAGAGAAACGCCTGA
- the POLM gene encoding DNA-directed DNA/RNA polymerase mu isoform X5 — protein MLPRRRRPRGGGGAPPGILSPAVRFPGVAIYLAERRMGRSRRDFLSRLALSKGFRVLDAYSSAVTHVVMEQTSAEEAICWQESRAAPPPGCTRPALLDISWFTESMAAGQPVPVQGRHRLEVAVPRKGLPSPVWMAPYACQRPTPLTHHNTSLSEALEVLAEAAGFEGSEGRLISFCRAASVLKALPFPVTAPSQLQGLPHFGEHSCRVIQELLEHGLCEEVERVRLSERYQSMKLFTQIFGVGVRTADRWYREGLRTLDDIREQVQRLTQQQKAALPGPEHRSPASGRGGPAAGGGGSCGAGPSRGHCHTGWRLPQGFVLYHQYRHRGDPTHLTWPSNTMDTYERSFCIFRLPRPPGAAIGELQRPCPTWKAVRVDLVVTPISQFPFALLGWTGSKHFERELRRFSRKEKGLWLNSHGLFDPEQKTVFPVAAEEDIFRHLGLAYLPPEQRNA, from the exons ATGCTCCCGCGACGGCGGCGgccgcggggcgggggcggggcccccCCTGGCATCCTGTCCCCCGCCGTGCGCTTCCCCGGCGTCGCCATCTACCTGGCGGAGCGGCGCATGGGCCGCAGCCGCCGGGACTTCCTCTCGCGCCTGGCGCTGTCCAAGGGCTTCCGCGTGCTGGACGCCTACAG CTCTGCGGTGACACATGTGGTGATGGAGCAGACCTCAGCTGAGGAGGCCATCTGCTGGCAGGAGAGcagggcagcccctcccccaggttGCACCCGCCCAGCACTGCTGGACATCAGCTGGTTCACAGAGAGCATGGCAGCTGGGCAACCAGTCCCTGTGCAGGGCCGGCACCGTCTGGAG GTGGCTGTGCCCAGGAAAGGGCTGCCAAGCCCAGTATGGATGGCACCCTATGCCTGCCAGCGTCCCACGCCCCTCACACACCACAACACCAGCCTCTCG GAGGCTCTGGAGGTGCTGGCGGAGGCGGCAGGCTTTGAAGGCAGTGAGGGCCGTCTCATCTCCTTCTGCAGAGCAGCCTCCGTGCTCAAGGCGCTGCCCTTCCCGGTCACAGCCCCGAGCCAGCTGCAGGGCCTGCCCCACTTTGGAGAACATTCCTGCAGGGTCATCCAG GAGCTGCTGGAACATGGCTTGTgtgaggaggtggagagagtCCGGCTCTCAGAGAGGTACCAGAGCATGAAG CTCTTCACCCAGATCTTCGGGGTTGGAGTAAGGACTGCTGACCGGTGGTACCGGGAAGGGCTACGGACGCTGGACGATATCCGGGAGCAGGTGCAGAGACTGACCCAACAGCAGAAAGCAG CACTACCAGGACCTGAGCACCGCAGTCCAGCGTCAGGACGTGGAGGCCCTGCAGCAGGTGGTGGAGGCAGCTGTGGGGCGGGCCCTTCCCGGGGCCACTGTCACACTGGCTGGCGGCTTCCGCAG GGCTTTGTCCTGTACCACCAGTACCGCCACCGCGGAGACCCCACCCACCTGACCTGGCCGAGCAACACCATGGACACTTATGAGCGGAGTTTCTGCATTTTCCGCCTGCCCAGACCCCCAGGGGCTGCTATTGGGGAGCTCCAGAGGCCCTGCCCCACCTGGAAGGCTGTGCGTGTGGACCTGGTGGTCACCCCCATCAGCCAGTTCCCCTTTGCTCTGCTTGGCTGGACTGGCTCCAAG CATTTTGAGCGCGAGCTTCGCCGATTCAGCCGGAAGGAGAAGGGTTTGTGGCTGAATAGCCATGGGCTGTTTGACCCAGAGCAG AAGACGGTTTTCCCTGTGGCTGCAGAGGAAGACATCTTCAGACACCTGGGCCTTGCATACCTTCCCCCAGAGCAGAGAAACGCCTGA
- the POLM gene encoding DNA-directed DNA/RNA polymerase mu isoform X4 has translation MLPRRRRPRGGGGAPPGILSPAVRFPGVAIYLAERRMGRSRRDFLSRLALSKGFRVLDAYSSAVTHVVMEQTSAEEAICWQESRAAPPPGCTRPALLDISWFTESMAAGQPVPVQGRHRLEEALEVLAEAAGFEGSEGRLISFCRAASVLKALPFPVTAPSQLQGLPHFGEHSCRVIQELLEHGLCEEVERVRLSERYQSMKLFTQIFGVGVRTADRWYREGLRTLDDIREQVQRLTQQQKAGLQHYQDLSTAVQRQDVEALQQVVEAAVGRALPGATVTLAGGFRRGKMQGHDVDFLITHPQDGQEAGLLPRVMCYLEQQGFVLYHQYRHRGDPTHLTWPSNTMDTYERSFCIFRLPRPPGAAIGELQRPCPTWKAVRVDLVVTPISQFPFALLGWTGSKHFERELRRFSRKEKGLWLNSHGLFDPEQKTVFPVAAEEDIFRHLGLAYLPPEQRNA, from the exons ATGCTCCCGCGACGGCGGCGgccgcggggcgggggcggggcccccCCTGGCATCCTGTCCCCCGCCGTGCGCTTCCCCGGCGTCGCCATCTACCTGGCGGAGCGGCGCATGGGCCGCAGCCGCCGGGACTTCCTCTCGCGCCTGGCGCTGTCCAAGGGCTTCCGCGTGCTGGACGCCTACAG CTCTGCGGTGACACATGTGGTGATGGAGCAGACCTCAGCTGAGGAGGCCATCTGCTGGCAGGAGAGcagggcagcccctcccccaggttGCACCCGCCCAGCACTGCTGGACATCAGCTGGTTCACAGAGAGCATGGCAGCTGGGCAACCAGTCCCTGTGCAGGGCCGGCACCGTCTGGAG GAGGCTCTGGAGGTGCTGGCGGAGGCGGCAGGCTTTGAAGGCAGTGAGGGCCGTCTCATCTCCTTCTGCAGAGCAGCCTCCGTGCTCAAGGCGCTGCCCTTCCCGGTCACAGCCCCGAGCCAGCTGCAGGGCCTGCCCCACTTTGGAGAACATTCCTGCAGGGTCATCCAG GAGCTGCTGGAACATGGCTTGTgtgaggaggtggagagagtCCGGCTCTCAGAGAGGTACCAGAGCATGAAG CTCTTCACCCAGATCTTCGGGGTTGGAGTAAGGACTGCTGACCGGTGGTACCGGGAAGGGCTACGGACGCTGGACGATATCCGGGAGCAGGTGCAGAGACTGACCCAACAGCAGAAAGCAG GACTCCAGCACTACCAGGACCTGAGCACCGCAGTCCAGCGTCAGGACGTGGAGGCCCTGCAGCAGGTGGTGGAGGCAGCTGTGGGGCGGGCCCTTCCCGGGGCCACTGTCACACTGGCTGGCGGCTTCCGCAG GGGGAAGATGCAGGGCCACGATGTGGACTTCCTCATCACCCACCCCCAGGATGGCCAGGAGGCCGGGCTACTGCCCAGAGTGATGTGCTACCTCGAGCAGCAG GGCTTTGTCCTGTACCACCAGTACCGCCACCGCGGAGACCCCACCCACCTGACCTGGCCGAGCAACACCATGGACACTTATGAGCGGAGTTTCTGCATTTTCCGCCTGCCCAGACCCCCAGGGGCTGCTATTGGGGAGCTCCAGAGGCCCTGCCCCACCTGGAAGGCTGTGCGTGTGGACCTGGTGGTCACCCCCATCAGCCAGTTCCCCTTTGCTCTGCTTGGCTGGACTGGCTCCAAG CATTTTGAGCGCGAGCTTCGCCGATTCAGCCGGAAGGAGAAGGGTTTGTGGCTGAATAGCCATGGGCTGTTTGACCCAGAGCAG AAGACGGTTTTCCCTGTGGCTGCAGAGGAAGACATCTTCAGACACCTGGGCCTTGCATACCTTCCCCCAGAGCAGAGAAACGCCTGA
- the POLM gene encoding DNA-directed DNA/RNA polymerase mu isoform X1 — MLPRRRRPRGGGGAPPGILSPAVRFPGVAIYLAERRMGRSRRDFLSRLALSKGFRVLDAYSSAVTHVVMEQTSAEEAICWQESRAAPPPGCTRPALLDISWFTESMAAGQPVPVQGRHRLEVAVPRKGLPSPVWMAPYACQRPTPLTHHNTSLSEALEVLAEAAGFEGSEGRLISFCRAASVLKALPFPVTAPSQLQGLPHFGEHSCRVIQELLEHGLCEEVERVRLSERYQSMKLFTQIFGVGVRTADRWYREGLRTLDDIREQVQRLTQQQKAGLQHYQDLSTAVQRQDVEALQQVVEAAVGRALPGATVTLAGGFRRGKMQGHDVDFLITHPQDGQEAGLLPRVMCYLEQQGFVLYHQYRHRGDPTHLTWPSNTMDTYERSFCIFRLPRPPGAAIGELQRPCPTWKAVRVDLVVTPISQFPFALLGWTGSKHFERELRRFSRKEKGLWLNSHGLFDPEQKTVFPVAAEEDIFRHLGLAYLPPEQRNA; from the exons ATGCTCCCGCGACGGCGGCGgccgcggggcgggggcggggcccccCCTGGCATCCTGTCCCCCGCCGTGCGCTTCCCCGGCGTCGCCATCTACCTGGCGGAGCGGCGCATGGGCCGCAGCCGCCGGGACTTCCTCTCGCGCCTGGCGCTGTCCAAGGGCTTCCGCGTGCTGGACGCCTACAG CTCTGCGGTGACACATGTGGTGATGGAGCAGACCTCAGCTGAGGAGGCCATCTGCTGGCAGGAGAGcagggcagcccctcccccaggttGCACCCGCCCAGCACTGCTGGACATCAGCTGGTTCACAGAGAGCATGGCAGCTGGGCAACCAGTCCCTGTGCAGGGCCGGCACCGTCTGGAG GTGGCTGTGCCCAGGAAAGGGCTGCCAAGCCCAGTATGGATGGCACCCTATGCCTGCCAGCGTCCCACGCCCCTCACACACCACAACACCAGCCTCTCG GAGGCTCTGGAGGTGCTGGCGGAGGCGGCAGGCTTTGAAGGCAGTGAGGGCCGTCTCATCTCCTTCTGCAGAGCAGCCTCCGTGCTCAAGGCGCTGCCCTTCCCGGTCACAGCCCCGAGCCAGCTGCAGGGCCTGCCCCACTTTGGAGAACATTCCTGCAGGGTCATCCAG GAGCTGCTGGAACATGGCTTGTgtgaggaggtggagagagtCCGGCTCTCAGAGAGGTACCAGAGCATGAAG CTCTTCACCCAGATCTTCGGGGTTGGAGTAAGGACTGCTGACCGGTGGTACCGGGAAGGGCTACGGACGCTGGACGATATCCGGGAGCAGGTGCAGAGACTGACCCAACAGCAGAAAGCAG GACTCCAGCACTACCAGGACCTGAGCACCGCAGTCCAGCGTCAGGACGTGGAGGCCCTGCAGCAGGTGGTGGAGGCAGCTGTGGGGCGGGCCCTTCCCGGGGCCACTGTCACACTGGCTGGCGGCTTCCGCAG GGGGAAGATGCAGGGCCACGATGTGGACTTCCTCATCACCCACCCCCAGGATGGCCAGGAGGCCGGGCTACTGCCCAGAGTGATGTGCTACCTCGAGCAGCAG GGCTTTGTCCTGTACCACCAGTACCGCCACCGCGGAGACCCCACCCACCTGACCTGGCCGAGCAACACCATGGACACTTATGAGCGGAGTTTCTGCATTTTCCGCCTGCCCAGACCCCCAGGGGCTGCTATTGGGGAGCTCCAGAGGCCCTGCCCCACCTGGAAGGCTGTGCGTGTGGACCTGGTGGTCACCCCCATCAGCCAGTTCCCCTTTGCTCTGCTTGGCTGGACTGGCTCCAAG CATTTTGAGCGCGAGCTTCGCCGATTCAGCCGGAAGGAGAAGGGTTTGTGGCTGAATAGCCATGGGCTGTTTGACCCAGAGCAG AAGACGGTTTTCCCTGTGGCTGCAGAGGAAGACATCTTCAGACACCTGGGCCTTGCATACCTTCCCCCAGAGCAGAGAAACGCCTGA
- the POLM gene encoding DNA-directed DNA/RNA polymerase mu isoform X3 yields MLPRRRRPRGGGGAPPGILSPAVRFPGVAIYLAERRMGRSRRDFLSRLALSKGFRVLDAYSSAVTHVVMEQTSAEEAICWQESRAAPPPGCTRPALLDISWFTESMAAGQPVPVQGRHRLEVAVPRKGLPSPVWMAPYACQRPTPLTHHNTSLSEALEVLAEAAGFEGSEGRLISFCRAASVLKALPFPVTAPSQLQGLPHFGEHSCRVIQLFTQIFGVGVRTADRWYREGLRTLDDIREQVQRLTQQQKAGLQHYQDLSTAVQRQDVEALQQVVEAAVGRALPGATVTLAGGFRRGKMQGHDVDFLITHPQDGQEAGLLPRVMCYLEQQGFVLYHQYRHRGDPTHLTWPSNTMDTYERSFCIFRLPRPPGAAIGELQRPCPTWKAVRVDLVVTPISQFPFALLGWTGSKHFERELRRFSRKEKGLWLNSHGLFDPEQKTVFPVAAEEDIFRHLGLAYLPPEQRNA; encoded by the exons ATGCTCCCGCGACGGCGGCGgccgcggggcgggggcggggcccccCCTGGCATCCTGTCCCCCGCCGTGCGCTTCCCCGGCGTCGCCATCTACCTGGCGGAGCGGCGCATGGGCCGCAGCCGCCGGGACTTCCTCTCGCGCCTGGCGCTGTCCAAGGGCTTCCGCGTGCTGGACGCCTACAG CTCTGCGGTGACACATGTGGTGATGGAGCAGACCTCAGCTGAGGAGGCCATCTGCTGGCAGGAGAGcagggcagcccctcccccaggttGCACCCGCCCAGCACTGCTGGACATCAGCTGGTTCACAGAGAGCATGGCAGCTGGGCAACCAGTCCCTGTGCAGGGCCGGCACCGTCTGGAG GTGGCTGTGCCCAGGAAAGGGCTGCCAAGCCCAGTATGGATGGCACCCTATGCCTGCCAGCGTCCCACGCCCCTCACACACCACAACACCAGCCTCTCG GAGGCTCTGGAGGTGCTGGCGGAGGCGGCAGGCTTTGAAGGCAGTGAGGGCCGTCTCATCTCCTTCTGCAGAGCAGCCTCCGTGCTCAAGGCGCTGCCCTTCCCGGTCACAGCCCCGAGCCAGCTGCAGGGCCTGCCCCACTTTGGAGAACATTCCTGCAGGGTCATCCAG CTCTTCACCCAGATCTTCGGGGTTGGAGTAAGGACTGCTGACCGGTGGTACCGGGAAGGGCTACGGACGCTGGACGATATCCGGGAGCAGGTGCAGAGACTGACCCAACAGCAGAAAGCAG GACTCCAGCACTACCAGGACCTGAGCACCGCAGTCCAGCGTCAGGACGTGGAGGCCCTGCAGCAGGTGGTGGAGGCAGCTGTGGGGCGGGCCCTTCCCGGGGCCACTGTCACACTGGCTGGCGGCTTCCGCAG GGGGAAGATGCAGGGCCACGATGTGGACTTCCTCATCACCCACCCCCAGGATGGCCAGGAGGCCGGGCTACTGCCCAGAGTGATGTGCTACCTCGAGCAGCAG GGCTTTGTCCTGTACCACCAGTACCGCCACCGCGGAGACCCCACCCACCTGACCTGGCCGAGCAACACCATGGACACTTATGAGCGGAGTTTCTGCATTTTCCGCCTGCCCAGACCCCCAGGGGCTGCTATTGGGGAGCTCCAGAGGCCCTGCCCCACCTGGAAGGCTGTGCGTGTGGACCTGGTGGTCACCCCCATCAGCCAGTTCCCCTTTGCTCTGCTTGGCTGGACTGGCTCCAAG CATTTTGAGCGCGAGCTTCGCCGATTCAGCCGGAAGGAGAAGGGTTTGTGGCTGAATAGCCATGGGCTGTTTGACCCAGAGCAG AAGACGGTTTTCCCTGTGGCTGCAGAGGAAGACATCTTCAGACACCTGGGCCTTGCATACCTTCCCCCAGAGCAGAGAAACGCCTGA